TTGTACATGATATTTTTATGCCTTTCTTAGAGACAGGTTttcctcatttctttctctctatAAAGGAAAATCTATTCTTCATATTCCTTACAGTTAGATTTTATCTATTAGTTTGATTGTTACCTAATTGTCTTCATGAATTTTCTCTTTTGGTTATTAAAGCTTACAATTGCATTTTGGTTGTTCCTAAGTTGTTTCATTGTTTTGATCTACCTTTGTGTTTAGGTCAATGATTGTGCTTAGGATGAGAGTCTCAACTTTGAGAACTGGGAGGAGTTGGATACCTATCTTTTTGACAAATTGAACCTTTCCTCCTTTCCTTGATACACAAAATTAAGGAAACTCATGCAGCGTTTAGAATAATTTGTGATGATATGGCAGcaattggaaattcatttgtCAAAGTAAGGAAGAGTTCATCTGGGTTTACAGATGTCCTGATATCTACAGCTTGTGAATGGTTTTTAATATTTCTGCTGCTCGTTGatgctatattattatattttctaacaAAATTTGCAAGTTATTGTAACTTACAACCTCCTTGTATTTTGTGCTCGAGGATTGATCATCTCTTAGGCAATGAAAAACCCAAATTTTATCAGCATATGCTTTGTAGCAACCATAGATCAGAGATATCATCTTTGATTTCTTGTCACATTCATGGTAAGCTTGTTAGTGGCAGTGGAATGTGTGAGGATTGTCTTTTGTCATTTACCATGAAGAACAACTCAAGCCAAGAAACACACAGGTTGTTGGTCAGTATATTGGGAATGGATCTTGTTGGTTATGGTTTCCAGAGCACGTTACAGAATGATGATTTTATTTCTAGTTCCAAGAGTACAAAGCTATGCTCTTGTTGCAATAAGCCTTGGAGGTCAAGACAAAAGGCTCAAAGACTACAACAACTTAAATTACCTATGAGTGGTTTATCTAGTAATTACATCCATTTATCGAGCCATAGCCAGCTAAACCGCCGACATAGGTTGAAGAAGATAAGGGATAAATTTTTTGGTTTAGAGACATCTCATTTGCTTGGAAAAAGTGGCTTTGATTCCTTGTTGCATGTTGGATACTCCAAGTTGAAGATCACTTTTGATTCTGAGTATGAGGTCCcatttattgatgatgatggagGTGGTCATGTAATCCCTAAAAAAAGTGAGCCTAAGGGAGATTCTAAAGTTCAATGTACATCAAAAACTCCCACCAAAACAATTCCCAAAGGTTTAGATCTAAAGCAGCCAACCCATCATTATAATCCTATGTCTTTACTTGTAGATCCATCTGTGCAACCTGATGTTAGCCAACCCCAAGATATGGAATTCTTGGTTTCAAATGTTGCTACTGACCATGGATTGAGTGAACTTAATTGGCTCCAAGTCAATCAAAAGTTTGACCCTTATGCATTGCCTGAGCTTACTTCACTAGATGACATTCCTCAAGTAGCCAATGTAATGGAAGTATCTTCTGGAGAATCAACAAAAGGCTCTCTCATGCTTTCTCATTTTCAAAGATCGAATTCTATTGCACCAGTTGAGCTTATTACTCTTGATGACAACCACCCATCTGTTGAAGCATCAGCAGAGAagtgtactctctctctctctctctctctctctctctctctctctctctctctctctctctctctctctctcttttctctctctctctctctctaatttgtgtgtgtgtgtttgtatcTATGTATAATTTGTTACCATTAAAGTAACCcccttatttaaaatcattaatttctaGTTGCAGATGCTACTGGAACAAGTGACCTTGGACATGTGTCTATCAATGAGAATGAGGAAGTATTAAATTCAGTGTGTACAGCATATGGAACATCTACTCATGCTGATCAGGTCATAAAGGACCCTGCTATTATGAAGTCGATTCATTTGGATCCTAGAGATGTGTGCAAATCGGTCATCAATGATAAGGAAATAGAAATATATGATATTGTTACAGGACAACCTATTGGCAGGGAAATTGATAGAGTTAATGAAGAATTAAAGCTATTGCCATCGCACGATTTTTTTGCTGAgcagattattttatcatcaaGTAGTACAAGTCCTGTAGTGCATGGTTGTGATGAGCAGACAATTGATACTCTCAATTCTAATGGAAATTTAACTCTGCAGAAATCAGTTTTCGTGGAATCAGGTCTTGAATCTTGGGATGCAAGTTTAAGTCAAATTGAAGGTGAAAATCTTCTTGATAAGTTAAAACAACAGGTTGATAAAGACAGGAAATGCATTAGAGATTTGTATAAAGAattagaggaagaaagaaatgcaTCTGAAATAGCGACAAATCAAGCAATGGCCATGATAACGAGGTTGCAGGAGGAGAAGGCAGCACTCCATATGGAGGCCCTTCAATACTTGAGAATGATGGAAGAGCAAGCCGAATATGATGTAGAGGCACTAGAGAAAGCTAATGATCTCCTAgctgaaaaagagaaagagatacAAGATTTGGAAGCGGAGGTAGAATTTTGTAGATCAAATTTCCCCACTGAATTGTTGGCAGAGATTATACATGAGAGAAATGATGGTTTGAAAGAAGAATGTGTCGTTTTGAAAAGTACTATTGTCCCATCCATAATAGATAATGAAAATGTCCACTATAAGTCAATGAGGACTGAGGTACCTAAAAGCAGTGATAAACCTTTCGTTGCCAAAAGTCCTTGcttagaatttgaagaagaaaagTTGTA
The genomic region above belongs to Carya illinoinensis cultivar Pawnee chromosome 4, C.illinoinensisPawnee_v1, whole genome shotgun sequence and contains:
- the LOC122308205 gene encoding myosin-binding protein 1-like isoform X2 yields the protein MAAIGNSFVKVRKSSSGFTDVLISTACEWFLIFLLLVDAILLYFLTKFASYCNLQPPCILCSRIDHLLGNEKPKFYQHMLCSNHRSEISSLISCHIHGKLVSGSGMCEDCLLSFTMKNNSSQETHRLLVSILGMDLVGYGFQSTLQNDDFISSSKSTKLCSCCNKPWRSRQKAQRLQQLKLPMSGLSSNYIHLSSHSQLNRRHRLKKIRDKFFGLETSHLLGKSGFDSLLHVGYSKLKITFDSEYEVPFIDDDGGGHVIPKKSEPKGDSKVQCTSKTPTKTIPKGLDLKQPTHHYNPMSLLVDPSVQPDVSQPQDMEFLVSNVATDHGLSELNWLQVNQKFDPYALPELTSLDDIPQVANVMEVSSGESTKGSLMLSHFQRSNSIAPVELITLDDNHPSVEASAEKYATGTSDLGHVSINENEEVLNSVCTAYGTSTHADQVIKDPAIMKSIHLDPRDVCKSVINDKEIEIYDIVTGQPIGREIDRVNEELKLLPSHDFFAEQIILSSSSTSPVVHGCDEQTIDTLNSNGNLTLQKSVFVESGLESWDASLSQIEGENLLDKLKQQVDKDRKCIRDLYKELEEERNASEIATNQAMAMITRLQEEKAALHMEALQYLRMMEEQAEYDVEALEKANDLLAEKEKEIQDLEAEVEFCRSNFPTELLAEIIHERNDGLKEECVVLKSTIVPSIIDNENVHYKSMRTEVPKSSDKPFVAKSPCLEFEEEKLYISQRLKNLERKLHQFSCDSTLSNMLNGGHFEKSMTGINDREKYITCKMSHQSDCQMEVKGSCMENDLHISNGSLTSHEGLAGSNCDNHYISEGNNFVNSSGEKHLMHQREIDFVVLGNEILDLNERLQALEEDNDFLEQSLNSLQNGSEGLQFVQEIAHQLQELRKIGIRLRCQSIT
- the LOC122308205 gene encoding probable myosin-binding protein 4 isoform X1 → MAAIGNSFVKVRKSSSGFTDVLISTACEWFLIFLLLVDAILLYFLTKFASYCNLQPPCILCSRIDHLLGNEKPKFYQHMLCSNHRSEISSLISCHIHGKLVSGSGMCEDCLLSFTMKNNSSQETHRLLVSILGMDLVGYGFQSTLQNDDFISSSKSTKLCSCCNKPWRSRQKAQRLQQLKLPMSGLSSNYIHLSSHSQLNRRHRLKKIRDKFFGLETSHLLGKSGFDSLLHVGYSKLKITFDSEYEVPFIDDDGGGHVIPKKSEPKGDSKVQCTSKTPTKTIPKGLDLKQPTHHYNPMSLLVDPSVQPDVSQPQDMEFLVSNVATDHGLSELNWLQVNQKFDPYALPELTSLDDIPQVANVMEVSSGESTKGSLMLSHFQRSNSIAPVELITLDDNHPSVEASAEKFADATGTSDLGHVSINENEEVLNSVCTAYGTSTHADQVIKDPAIMKSIHLDPRDVCKSVINDKEIEIYDIVTGQPIGREIDRVNEELKLLPSHDFFAEQIILSSSSTSPVVHGCDEQTIDTLNSNGNLTLQKSVFVESGLESWDASLSQIEGENLLDKLKQQVDKDRKCIRDLYKELEEERNASEIATNQAMAMITRLQEEKAALHMEALQYLRMMEEQAEYDVEALEKANDLLAEKEKEIQDLEAEVEFCRSNFPTELLAEIIHERNDGLKEECVVLKSTIVPSIIDNENVHYKSMRTEVPKSSDKPFVAKSPCLEFEEEKLYISQRLKNLERKLHQFSCDSTLSNMLNGGHFEKSMTGINDREKYITCKMSHQSDCQMEVKGSCMENDLHISNGSLTSHEGLAGSNCDNHYISEGNNFVNSSGEKHLMHQREIDFVVLGNEILDLNERLQALEEDNDFLEQSLNSLQNGSEGLQFVQEIAHQLQELRKIGIRLRCQSIT